One genomic region from uncultured Subdoligranulum sp. encodes:
- a CDS encoding glycosyltransferase family 2 protein produces the protein MPLFSIIVPVYNVQNYLSACIKSVAEQDGPRDWECILVDDGSTDMGPQLCDTFAAEIPGVRVIHRENGGLAAARNTGLGAARGEWILFLDSDDAMAPGLLAALRRALKEHPGYDWYVGKHLEWQPDGKLTEHAGLRLLPGPFDSSDYGERLRALYTAGHWSVWKYCLRRAWLAEHNLHFWPDVRWAEDWPFDLWLLTKCQGIYFLDIVFTHYRVGRQGSLLTDAKNLPKRFKALAAAQRHLAALAAAGHIDSATYAVMRDAAADVFWPQARTAAVPDAAIRKKCLKYLRQLRPLYAHGTEVNTRRDWRMFQTMMRLCGPRFTLWAAARRKKG, from the coding sequence GTGCCGCTCTTCTCCATCATTGTGCCGGTGTACAATGTGCAGAATTATCTCTCGGCCTGCATCAAGAGCGTGGCCGAGCAGGATGGCCCCCGGGACTGGGAGTGCATCCTGGTGGACGACGGTTCCACCGACATGGGCCCCCAGCTCTGCGACACCTTTGCCGCCGAGATCCCCGGCGTGCGGGTCATCCACCGGGAAAACGGCGGTCTGGCCGCCGCCCGCAACACCGGGCTGGGGGCCGCCCGGGGGGAGTGGATCCTCTTTCTCGACAGCGACGACGCCATGGCCCCGGGGCTGCTGGCGGCACTGCGCCGGGCGCTCAAGGAACATCCGGGCTACGACTGGTATGTGGGCAAGCACCTGGAATGGCAGCCCGACGGCAAGCTCACCGAGCACGCGGGGCTGCGGCTGCTGCCCGGCCCCTTTGACAGTTCGGACTACGGCGAGCGGCTGCGGGCCCTCTACACCGCGGGGCACTGGTCGGTGTGGAAGTACTGCCTGCGCCGGGCCTGGCTGGCCGAGCACAATCTCCACTTCTGGCCCGACGTGCGCTGGGCCGAGGACTGGCCCTTTGATCTCTGGCTGCTGACCAAATGCCAGGGCATCTACTTCCTCGACATCGTCTTCACCCACTATCGGGTGGGGCGGCAGGGGAGCCTGCTCACCGACGCCAAAAACCTGCCCAAGCGGTTCAAGGCGCTGGCCGCCGCCCAGCGGCATCTGGCGGCGCTGGCCGCCGCCGGCCACATCGACAGCGCCACCTACGCCGTCATGCGGGACGCCGCGGCGGACGTTTTCTGGCCCCAGGCCCGCACCGCCGCCGTGCCCGACGCCGCCATCCGCAAAAAATGCCTCAAGTACCTGCGGCAGCTGCGGCCCCTCTACGCCCATGGCACCGAGGTGAACACCCGCCGGGACTGGCGGATGTTCCAAACCATGATGCGGCTGTGCGGCCCCCGCTTCACCCTCTGGGCTGCGGCCCGC
- a CDS encoding glycosyltransferase family 4 protein: MKTIAIPQFYCGPSGRKGLYNRQEVGLARAFAALGARGIVLYPDPGAAAPTVEEPEPNVKVYYLPVRALGSQAFYKSWQILMDEHVDAVHVMGDNSPGVPALYRFCQRHGILFYSQLGALKSTSSHKAVRLVMDLLLCRNLAIYKKTPTYAKTPAVAAELESLGVPCAGLMPVGLDTAIIPDVPAERTKLRRAVGLDPDAKIFVFVGRLDPYKRPLDLVPLLKAAPHWQAVIIGQGSQAGALSAALAQADLTGRCRLIPELPNTAVHVFYHACNAFVNLNDQEIFGMSLLEAMYAGCPPVARHAPGPDLIIEDGVSGLLCDTVEEMAAALNKVDDAMGAAAQKRINEHFLWQNSAELALTLLPHKREAAHGQR; encoded by the coding sequence ATGAAAACCATTGCCATCCCGCAGTTCTACTGCGGGCCTTCGGGCCGCAAGGGCCTGTACAACCGGCAGGAAGTGGGCCTGGCCCGGGCCTTTGCCGCCCTGGGCGCCCGGGGCATCGTGCTCTACCCCGACCCCGGCGCCGCCGCCCCCACGGTGGAGGAACCGGAACCCAACGTGAAGGTCTACTATCTGCCGGTGCGCGCCCTGGGCTCCCAGGCGTTCTATAAAAGCTGGCAGATTTTGATGGACGAGCATGTGGACGCCGTCCACGTGATGGGGGACAATTCCCCCGGGGTGCCCGCCCTCTACCGTTTCTGCCAGCGGCACGGCATCCTCTTTTACAGCCAGCTGGGGGCGCTGAAAAGCACCTCCTCCCACAAGGCGGTGCGCCTCGTCATGGACCTGCTGCTCTGCCGCAACCTGGCCATCTACAAAAAAACGCCCACCTACGCCAAAACCCCCGCCGTGGCCGCCGAGCTGGAAAGCCTGGGCGTGCCCTGCGCAGGGCTCATGCCGGTGGGGCTGGACACCGCCATCATCCCCGATGTGCCCGCCGAGCGCACCAAGCTGCGGAGAGCCGTGGGGCTGGACCCGGATGCAAAGATTTTCGTCTTTGTGGGGCGGCTGGACCCCTACAAGCGGCCGCTGGACCTGGTGCCGCTGCTCAAAGCCGCCCCCCACTGGCAGGCGGTGATCATCGGCCAGGGCAGCCAGGCGGGGGCGCTGTCCGCCGCCCTGGCCCAGGCGGACCTGACGGGCCGCTGCCGGCTCATCCCCGAACTGCCCAACACGGCGGTGCATGTCTTTTACCACGCCTGCAACGCCTTTGTGAACCTCAACGACCAGGAGATCTTCGGCATGAGCCTGCTGGAGGCCATGTACGCGGGCTGCCCGCCGGTGGCCCGCCATGCCCCGGGCCCCGACCTCATCATCGAGGACGGGGTCAGCGGCCTGCTCTGCGACACGGTGGAGGAGATGGCCGCGGCGCTGAATAAGGTGGACGACGCCATGGGCGCCGCCGCCCAGAAGCGGATCAACGAACATTTTCTGTGGCAGAACAGCGCCGAGCTGGCGCTGACGCTGCTGCCCCACAAGCGGGAGGCTGCCCATGGACAACGATAA
- a CDS encoding glycosyltransferase, with protein sequence MRILMISNHLGVQSGVQRYVQNLLLHLDTARYQVDLFVGQCPPDQASTAPALEAHGVRILAVPDHKKDRIKALWRHLRTHKDYDIIHYHTASKIGAPVCAMMRLLCPRAKIIVHSHIVYPPLTLTWRVAHGVYQLFADYFLGCGVAAGRFVFGDHIDRKPDFAVACNAVDQGRFHPDAAARAATRARYGIADTDRLAGFVGRLNHQKNPLFLMEVFAAMAGADPAWKLLLVGTGEMEEKMHAAAARHGLTDRVIFAGVQSDVPAYMNAFDLFLLPSNFEGSPVTLVEAQGCGVPCLASTNVPDDGAVTDLVHFLPLEAPLDEWAATAEGIAGHGPHADHWAELSVAGYELHTAAARMEQLYDQLGGKE encoded by the coding sequence ATGCGCATTCTGATGATCAGCAACCACCTGGGCGTGCAGAGCGGCGTGCAGCGGTATGTGCAGAATCTGCTGCTCCACCTGGACACCGCCCGGTATCAGGTGGACCTCTTTGTGGGGCAGTGCCCGCCCGACCAGGCCAGCACCGCCCCGGCGCTGGAAGCCCACGGCGTGCGCATTCTGGCGGTGCCTGACCACAAAAAGGACCGCATCAAAGCGCTGTGGCGGCATCTGCGCACCCACAAGGACTACGATATCATCCACTACCACACGGCCAGCAAGATCGGCGCGCCGGTCTGCGCCATGATGCGGCTGCTCTGCCCCCGGGCAAAGATCATCGTCCACAGCCATATCGTCTACCCGCCCCTGACGCTGACCTGGCGGGTGGCCCACGGGGTCTACCAGCTCTTTGCCGACTATTTCCTCGGCTGCGGCGTGGCGGCGGGACGGTTCGTCTTCGGTGACCACATCGACCGCAAGCCCGACTTTGCGGTGGCCTGCAACGCCGTGGACCAGGGGCGGTTTCATCCCGACGCCGCGGCCCGGGCCGCCACCCGCGCCCGGTACGGCATCGCCGACACCGACCGGCTGGCGGGCTTTGTGGGGCGGCTCAACCACCAGAAGAACCCGCTGTTTTTGATGGAGGTCTTCGCCGCCATGGCCGGGGCTGACCCTGCCTGGAAGCTGCTGCTGGTGGGCACCGGCGAGATGGAAGAGAAGATGCACGCCGCCGCGGCCCGCCACGGTCTCACCGACCGGGTGATCTTCGCGGGGGTGCAGAGCGATGTGCCCGCCTACATGAACGCCTTTGACCTGTTTTTGCTGCCCAGCAATTTTGAGGGCAGCCCCGTCACCCTGGTGGAGGCCCAGGGGTGCGGTGTGCCCTGCCTGGCCTCCACCAACGTGCCGGACGACGGCGCCGTCACCGACCTGGTGCACTTCCTGCCGCTGGAGGCACCTCTCGACGAGTGGGCGGCCACGGCGGAGGGCATCGCGGGGCATGGCCCCCATGCCGACCACTGGGCGGAACTGTCGGTGGCCGGGTACGAGCTGCACACCGCCGCCGCCCGGATGGAACAACTCTACGACCAGCTGGGAGGCAAGGAATGA
- a CDS encoding glycosyltransferase, producing MKILLIHCHYRLPGGEDAVFAAERALLERRGHRVVVYERSNEEAAHGLAKLLLPLHAVWNRRAAREVRDLIAREKPDAVHIHNTLLLLSPAVVRAAKQSGLPVVQTLHNFRLFCPNGILLRQGRVCEDCPHHGLSCAVRHRCYRGSLLQTLVVAAAYALHRRLGTWRGVTMVALTGFDRDKLLEFNRLRPLFDADRLVVKPNPVCVAEEPVQPWNARKQQFLFAGRLEELKGLPTVLEAWELLGENAPDLLIAGEGPLGDWARAHAGPKVTFLGQLTPAELHRHMAESKGVLAASLCYESFALVPAEAHCLGTPVLASNLGNVGASVRPGIDGLRFAPGDARALAGAVGALLASSFDCEAIAAAARRTYNEEENYRALLRLYTKEER from the coding sequence GTGAAGATCCTGCTCATCCACTGCCATTACCGCCTGCCGGGCGGCGAGGATGCCGTCTTTGCGGCGGAGCGCGCCCTGCTGGAGCGCCGCGGCCACAGGGTGGTGGTGTATGAGCGCAGCAACGAGGAGGCGGCCCACGGGCTGGCCAAACTGCTGCTGCCGCTGCACGCCGTCTGGAACCGCCGCGCCGCCCGGGAGGTGCGGGATCTCATTGCCCGGGAAAAACCCGATGCCGTCCACATCCACAATACCCTGCTGCTGCTCAGCCCCGCCGTGGTGCGGGCTGCCAAACAGAGTGGCCTGCCGGTGGTGCAGACGCTGCACAACTTCCGTCTGTTCTGCCCCAACGGCATTCTGCTGCGGCAGGGCAGGGTCTGCGAGGACTGCCCCCATCACGGCCTTTCCTGCGCGGTGCGCCACCGGTGCTACCGGGGGAGCCTTCTGCAGACACTGGTGGTGGCGGCGGCTTACGCGCTCCACCGGCGCCTCGGCACCTGGCGGGGTGTCACCATGGTGGCTCTCACCGGCTTTGACCGGGACAAGCTGCTGGAATTCAACCGCCTGCGCCCCCTGTTTGACGCCGACCGGCTGGTGGTCAAACCCAACCCCGTCTGTGTGGCGGAGGAGCCGGTACAGCCCTGGAACGCCCGCAAACAGCAGTTCCTTTTTGCCGGACGGCTGGAGGAACTGAAAGGGCTGCCCACCGTGTTGGAGGCCTGGGAGCTGCTGGGGGAAAACGCTCCCGACCTGCTCATCGCAGGGGAGGGCCCCCTGGGGGACTGGGCCAGAGCCCACGCCGGGCCGAAGGTCACCTTCCTGGGCCAGCTGACCCCGGCGGAACTCCACCGCCATATGGCCGAAAGCAAGGGCGTGCTGGCGGCCAGCCTCTGCTACGAGAGTTTTGCCCTCGTCCCGGCGGAGGCCCACTGCCTCGGCACGCCGGTATTGGCCAGTAACTTGGGCAACGTGGGGGCATCGGTGCGCCCCGGCATCGACGGGCTGCGCTTTGCCCCCGGGGACGCCAGGGCCCTGGCGGGGGCGGTGGGGGCGCTGCTGGCCAGCTCCTTTGACTGCGAAGCCATCGCCGCCGCGGCCCGCCGCACCTACAACGAGGAAGAAAACTACCGCGCCCTGCTGCGCTTATATACAAAGGAAGAACGATGA
- a CDS encoding alpha-1,2-fucosyltransferase produces the protein MIYAELAGGLGNQMFIYAFARALGLRCGESVTLLDRQDWRDGAPAHTVCALEALRIAPEVKILAQPGFAKAHLPRQNAAKALMIKYEQRKGLLARDWNRWERRCAPLLNLLGLHFATDGYLPVHRGPSRDFLAWGYFQGEAYFADYADTIRAELRAKESPAGPLAEEIRAAAFPVAVHLRRGDYCKPENAILQVCTPAYYARATAAAAAAHPEATLFVFSDDPDWAKENLDTAGLPAVFMPRGEAVADMNLMALCRGFVLSNSTYSWWAQYLAGAGRTVWAPDRWYAHTKETALYQPGWHLIQTR, from the coding sequence ATGATCTACGCGGAACTGGCCGGCGGGCTGGGTAACCAGATGTTCATCTACGCCTTTGCCCGGGCGCTGGGGCTGCGGTGCGGCGAATCTGTCACCCTGCTGGACCGGCAGGACTGGCGGGACGGCGCCCCCGCCCACACGGTGTGCGCCCTGGAGGCGCTGCGCATCGCCCCCGAAGTGAAGATCCTGGCCCAGCCGGGCTTTGCCAAGGCCCACCTGCCCCGGCAGAACGCCGCCAAGGCGCTGATGATCAAGTATGAACAGCGCAAAGGCCTGCTGGCCCGGGACTGGAACCGTTGGGAGCGCCGCTGCGCCCCGCTGCTCAATTTGCTGGGGCTGCACTTTGCCACCGACGGCTATCTGCCGGTGCACCGGGGCCCGTCCAGGGACTTTCTGGCCTGGGGGTATTTCCAGGGGGAGGCCTACTTTGCGGACTATGCCGACACCATCCGGGCGGAGCTGCGGGCGAAAGAATCTCCCGCCGGACCGCTGGCGGAAGAGATCCGGGCTGCGGCCTTCCCGGTGGCCGTGCATCTGCGCCGGGGGGACTACTGCAAGCCGGAAAACGCCATTCTCCAGGTCTGCACCCCGGCCTACTACGCCCGGGCCACCGCCGCCGCGGCGGCTGCCCATCCCGAAGCGACCCTTTTCGTCTTTTCGGATGATCCGGACTGGGCAAAGGAAAATCTCGACACCGCCGGACTGCCCGCTGTCTTTATGCCCCGGGGCGAGGCGGTGGCGGATATGAACCTCATGGCCCTCTGCCGGGGCTTTGTTTTGAGCAATTCCACCTACAGCTGGTGGGCCCAGTATCTGGCGGGGGCGGGGCGCACCGTATGGGCCCCCGACCGGTGGTACGCCCACACCAAAGAGACAGCCCTCTACCAGCCCGGCTGGCATCTCATCCAAACCCGATAA